The following coding sequences are from one Acidimicrobiales bacterium window:
- the msrB gene encoding peptide-methionine (R)-S-oxide reductase MsrB — MDDDRTDTRSPEEKRAAHTDSHPGLADRLGSMTLYCTQDAGTERAFTGSLLDEKRDGTYRCAACGEALFDSDDKYDSGSGWPSFTTPSGAAAVDVRTDSSLGMVRTETTCASCGAHLGHVFPDGPGATGERYCINSACLVFDEHPDG; from the coding sequence ATGGACGATGACCGGACCGACACCCGCAGCCCCGAGGAGAAGCGGGCCGCCCACACCGACAGTCACCCCGGCCTGGCGGACCGCCTGGGGTCTATGACCCTGTACTGCACCCAGGATGCCGGCACCGAGCGTGCCTTCACCGGCAGCCTGCTGGACGAGAAGCGGGATGGCACCTACCGCTGCGCCGCCTGCGGCGAGGCGCTCTTCGACAGCGACGACAAGTACGACTCCGGGTCGGGCTGGCCGAGCTTCACCACGCCGTCGGGTGCTGCCGCCGTCGACGTCCGGACCGACTCCAGCCTCGGCATGGTCCGCACCGAGACCACCTGTGCCTCGTGCGGCGCCCACCTCGGCCACGTGTTCCCCGACGGCCCCGGGGCGACAGGCGAGCGCTACTGCATCAACTCGGCCTGCCTGGTCTTCGACGAGCACCCCGACGGCTGA
- the recA gene encoding recombinase RecA, with product MSSGDLEAGDERNKALDMALSQIEKQFGAGAVMKMGDKGSMSIETVPTGALALDMALGIGGIPRGRVIEIFGPEGSGKTTLATHVVAEAQRNGGICAYIDAEHAMDPTYARAIGVDVDELLISQPDTGEQALEIADMLIRSGALDVVVIDSVAALTPRAEIEGEMGDAHVGLQARLMSQALRKLTSNLNKSKTILIFINQLREKIGVMFGSPETTPGGRALKFYSSVRLDIRRIEAIKDGLEVVGNRTRVKVVKNKCAPPFRQAEFDIMYGRGISREGSVVDLGVDLGIVMKSGAWYTYEGEQLGQGRENAKKFLVDNPEVMVEITDRVWREVRPPEETEPEAAADEFTEADDLPISLDD from the coding sequence ATGAGCAGCGGCGACCTCGAGGCGGGGGACGAGCGCAACAAGGCCCTGGACATGGCCCTCAGCCAGATAGAGAAGCAGTTCGGCGCCGGTGCCGTCATGAAGATGGGCGACAAGGGCTCCATGTCGATCGAGACGGTGCCAACCGGCGCCCTGGCGCTGGACATGGCGCTCGGCATCGGTGGAATCCCCAGGGGTCGCGTCATCGAGATCTTCGGGCCGGAAGGCTCGGGCAAGACCACGCTGGCCACCCACGTGGTGGCCGAGGCCCAGCGAAACGGCGGCATCTGCGCCTACATAGACGCCGAACACGCCATGGACCCGACCTACGCCCGGGCCATCGGCGTCGACGTCGACGAGCTGCTCATCTCCCAGCCCGACACCGGGGAGCAGGCCCTGGAGATCGCCGACATGCTCATCCGCTCCGGAGCCCTCGACGTGGTGGTCATCGACTCGGTTGCCGCCCTCACCCCACGAGCCGAGATCGAGGGCGAGATGGGCGACGCCCACGTCGGCCTACAGGCCCGGCTCATGTCCCAGGCCCTGCGCAAGCTCACCTCGAACCTGAACAAGTCCAAGACGATCCTCATCTTCATCAACCAGTTGCGGGAGAAGATCGGCGTGATGTTCGGTTCCCCGGAGACCACGCCGGGTGGCCGGGCGCTGAAGTTCTACTCGTCGGTCCGCCTCGACATCCGCCGGATCGAGGCCATCAAGGACGGCCTCGAGGTGGTGGGCAACCGCACCCGGGTCAAGGTGGTCAAGAACAAGTGCGCACCGCCCTTCCGCCAGGCCGAGTTCGACATCATGTACGGGCGGGGCATCAGCCGGGAGGGCTCGGTGGTCGACCTCGGCGTGGACCTCGGCATCGTCATGAAGTCGGGGGCCTGGTACACGTACGAGGGCGAGCAGCTCGGTCAGGGCCGGGAGAACGCCAAGAAGTTCCTGGTCGACAACCCCGAGGTCATGGTCGAGATCACCGACCGGGTCTGGCGGGAGGTCCGGCCTCCCGAGGAGACCGAACCCGAGGCGGCTGCCGACGAGTTCACCGAGGCCGACGACCTGCCGATCTCGCTGGACGACTGA
- a CDS encoding MiaB/RimO family radical SAM methylthiotransferase — protein sequence MKRSYAVRTYGCQMNEHDSERIAGLLEADGMVPAASEAEADVIILNTCCIRENADNRLYGALGNLKALKEARPDLQVAVGGCLAQKDRDRIQARAGHVDVVFGTHNVHRAAELLVEAREHGPIMEILEETVRNDADAFPSALPAQRDANHKAWVTIQIGCDNSCAFCIVPAVRGPEMSRPFGEMVAEVEALAADGVTEVTLLGQNVNSYGRDLTLRLRSTDDWKADRHEAGAAWADEAGRRVRPLFADLLTAVGAVEGIRRVRFTSPHPKDLRPETISAMAGTPEVCEHLHLPLQSGSDRILAAMHRGYTAERYLERLAAARAGIHDLAVTTDLIVGFPGETEADFESTLEVVAEAAYDSAYCFVFSPREGTEAAAMVDRFVDHDVCVDRFERLQGVLKRSAGITHQARLGRIEEVVIEGPAKREPDQVTGRTRQNKLVHLPESDGLRTGAYADVRIVGAATHYLHGELVEVTAAARHRRRIPVASA from the coding sequence GTGAAGCGGTCCTACGCGGTGCGCACCTACGGGTGCCAGATGAACGAGCACGACAGCGAGCGCATCGCCGGCCTGCTCGAGGCCGACGGGATGGTGCCGGCAGCGTCGGAGGCCGAGGCCGACGTCATCATCCTCAACACCTGCTGCATCCGCGAGAACGCCGACAACAGGCTCTATGGGGCGTTGGGCAACCTCAAGGCCCTGAAGGAGGCCCGGCCGGACCTCCAGGTGGCGGTCGGCGGTTGCCTGGCCCAGAAGGACCGCGACCGGATCCAGGCGCGGGCCGGCCACGTCGACGTCGTCTTCGGGACCCACAACGTGCATCGGGCCGCCGAGCTCCTGGTCGAGGCCAGGGAGCACGGCCCGATCATGGAGATCCTGGAGGAGACGGTACGCAACGATGCTGACGCCTTTCCGTCGGCACTGCCCGCCCAGCGCGACGCCAACCACAAGGCCTGGGTGACCATCCAGATCGGTTGTGACAACAGCTGTGCCTTCTGCATTGTCCCGGCGGTCCGTGGCCCGGAGATGAGCCGTCCGTTCGGTGAGATGGTGGCCGAGGTGGAGGCCCTGGCCGCCGACGGCGTCACCGAGGTGACCCTCTTGGGACAGAATGTGAACTCCTACGGGCGCGACCTGACGTTGCGCCTCAGGTCGACCGACGACTGGAAGGCCGACCGTCACGAGGCGGGCGCGGCCTGGGCCGACGAGGCCGGCCGACGGGTTCGCCCGCTGTTCGCCGACCTCCTGACGGCCGTCGGCGCCGTGGAGGGCATCCGACGGGTCCGGTTCACCAGCCCGCATCCCAAGGACCTGCGGCCGGAGACCATCTCGGCGATGGCAGGGACCCCGGAGGTGTGCGAGCACCTGCACCTGCCGCTCCAGTCCGGGAGCGACCGCATTCTGGCTGCCATGCACCGCGGCTACACCGCCGAGCGCTACCTGGAGCGCCTGGCGGCAGCGCGGGCCGGGATCCACGATCTGGCCGTCACCACCGACCTCATAGTCGGTTTCCCGGGTGAGACCGAGGCCGACTTCGAGTCCACCCTTGAGGTGGTGGCCGAAGCGGCATACGACTCGGCCTACTGCTTCGTGTTCTCGCCCCGCGAGGGGACCGAGGCGGCCGCCATGGTCGACCGGTTCGTCGACCACGACGTGTGCGTCGACCGCTTCGAAAGGCTCCAGGGCGTCCTGAAGCGCTCGGCGGGGATCACCCATCAGGCCCGGCTGGGTCGGATCGAGGAGGTGGTCATCGAGGGACCCGCCAAGCGGGAGCCCGACCAGGTCACCGGCCGGACCAGACAGAACAAGCTCGTGCACCTCCCGGAGTCGGACGGTCTCCGGACCGGTGCCTACGCCGACGTCCGGATTGTGGGTGCCGCCACCCACTATCTCCACGGAGAGCTCGTGGAGGTCACCGCTGCAGCGCGGCACCGACGCCGGATACCCGTCGCATCGGCCTGA
- the miaA gene encoding tRNA (adenosine(37)-N6)-dimethylallyltransferase MiaA — translation MIVGATASGKSVLAMELARRRPGVELVSMDSMALYRGMDVGTTAPTAAERAEVPHHLVDLVNPTEDFTVSEFQVAARRALDDMEGRGARAVLVGGTGLHVRAVVDDLEIPGRYDEVRVALDADDDTPGLHTRLAGLDPVAAGRMEPTNRRRVVRALEVTLGSGRPFSSFGPGLEAYPATPFTQVGLRVDREVLDRRIADRYRHQLEDGFLDEVRWLAALDGGPSRSAAQALGYSELLAHLRGECTLADAIADAVAATRRFARRQERWFRRDPRIEWFDVGADPLKVLEAVLERFDRCGDPG, via the coding sequence GTGATCGTTGGCGCCACCGCCTCGGGCAAGTCGGTGCTGGCCATGGAGCTCGCCCGACGACGGCCCGGTGTCGAGTTGGTCTCCATGGACTCCATGGCCCTCTACCGGGGCATGGACGTCGGCACCACGGCCCCGACCGCGGCGGAGCGTGCCGAGGTCCCACACCATCTCGTGGACCTGGTGAACCCGACCGAGGACTTCACCGTGTCCGAGTTCCAGGTGGCGGCCCGTCGGGCCCTCGACGACATGGAGGGTCGGGGAGCGAGGGCGGTGCTCGTCGGGGGGACAGGCCTCCACGTCCGGGCAGTGGTCGACGACCTGGAGATTCCCGGGCGGTACGACGAGGTGCGTGTGGCACTGGACGCCGATGACGACACGCCGGGGCTCCACACCCGTCTGGCCGGACTGGACCCGGTGGCCGCCGGGCGGATGGAGCCCACCAACCGCCGTCGTGTGGTCCGTGCCCTTGAGGTGACCCTCGGTTCGGGACGGCCCTTCTCGTCTTTCGGGCCGGGCCTGGAGGCCTACCCGGCGACGCCGTTCACCCAGGTCGGCCTCCGCGTCGACCGGGAGGTTCTGGACCGCCGGATCGCAGATCGCTACCGGCACCAGCTCGAGGATGGCTTCCTCGACGAGGTCCGCTGGCTGGCAGCCCTTGACGGTGGACCGTCCCGCTCGGCGGCACAGGCCCTCGGCTACAGCGAGTTGCTGGCGCACCTCCGTGGCGAGTGCACCCTGGCCGACGCCATCGCCGATGCCGTGGCGGCAACCCGGCGCTTTGCCCGCCGCCAGGAGCGGTGGTTCCGGCGGGATCCCAGGATCGAGTGGTTCGACGTGGGCGCCGACCCCCTGAAGGTCCTGGAAGCGGTGCTGGAGCGGTTCGACCGCTGTGGGGATCCCGGATGA
- the dapF gene encoding diaminopimelate epimerase: protein MGETGVVELTRHHGLGNDFLITFADDVPTDAADVARRLCDRMDGIGADGLVFGTPVASSGEADWRFTLFNSDGSPAEVSGNGLRCFGHALLRRQADGTSGLEAVVETPAGHRRITLVGSATDLEVDATVEMGVAGTGPSIEGLDLDLGGFPVQAVDSTDFGNPHLVVVVDDPGAVDLASVGPVIESFFSPVGCNVNLVSVVDRSAVRLRTWERGAGLTRACGSGACAATHVLHCLGLVEDVVEVRMLGGAATVTIGEPVRLAGPVTFVEVHTATTGSDPYGPPGDG, encoded by the coding sequence GTGGGCGAGACTGGTGTCGTGGAGCTGACCAGACACCACGGCCTCGGCAACGACTTCCTGATCACGTTCGCCGATGACGTTCCTACCGATGCTGCCGACGTGGCGCGCCGGCTGTGCGACCGCATGGACGGGATCGGGGCCGATGGACTGGTGTTCGGCACGCCGGTCGCCAGTTCCGGAGAGGCGGACTGGAGGTTCACCCTGTTCAACAGCGACGGCAGCCCCGCCGAGGTGAGCGGAAACGGCCTGCGGTGCTTCGGCCATGCGCTGCTCCGCAGGCAGGCCGATGGAACCTCCGGCCTGGAGGCCGTCGTCGAGACGCCAGCTGGACACCGACGGATCACCCTCGTCGGGTCGGCGACCGATCTCGAGGTGGATGCCACCGTGGAGATGGGCGTCGCCGGAACCGGTCCATCGATCGAGGGCCTGGACCTCGACCTCGGTGGGTTTCCCGTGCAGGCCGTGGACAGCACTGACTTCGGCAATCCGCACCTGGTGGTCGTCGTCGACGATCCCGGTGCGGTGGACCTGGCGTCCGTGGGTCCTGTGATCGAGTCGTTCTTCAGCCCGGTCGGCTGCAACGTCAACCTGGTGTCCGTGGTCGACCGGTCGGCTGTGCGGCTGCGCACCTGGGAACGCGGGGCCGGGCTGACCAGGGCGTGCGGATCGGGCGCCTGTGCGGCTACCCACGTGCTCCACTGTCTGGGCCTGGTCGAGGACGTGGTGGAGGTCCGGATGCTCGGCGGTGCGGCGACAGTCACGATCGGCGAACCTGTACGGCTCGCCGGACCGGTCACCTTCGTCGAGGTCCACACGGCGACCACCGGTTCCGACCCCTACGGACCCCCTGGCGATGGGTGA
- the hflX gene encoding GTPase HflX — MGDPTDLEEVPYQESDQETHRGAFGEFAGESTGLIDRAFRERIVLAGVTLGRSDPEATDASMDELARLVETAGADPVARVLQHRDSPDRATYVGRGKVHEIRTVSETLDADTVVFDNDLTPAQQGNLEEILNRTALDRTAVILDIFAQNATSPEGKAQVELAQLRYRLPRLRRSGRTFSQQAGGIGTRGPGETQLEVDRRRLMRRVTRLESDLRRIRKNRSTQSKARKQTSNRAVAIVGYTNAGKSTLLNHLTDAEVLVEDRLFATLDATTRRLQLPGGEAVFLSDTVGFVRKLPHQLVEAFKSTLDVVVDADLLVHVVDASDPDPEGSIAAVRAVLTEIGADRVPELFAFNKADLAPAAAKRLVDREPGSVAVSATLGEGFDDLLAMVGRRLRRQAVVAALFVPYARGDVLAMAHREGEVLDIEEAADGWALRVRVDEGSAGRLAAFRVDVDVPTGDVDAPAGHEEADRP, encoded by the coding sequence ATGGGTGATCCCACCGACCTCGAGGAGGTGCCGTACCAGGAGTCGGACCAGGAGACGCACCGGGGCGCGTTCGGCGAGTTCGCTGGCGAGTCGACCGGCCTTATCGACCGGGCGTTCAGGGAGCGCATCGTCCTCGCCGGTGTCACCCTGGGTCGCTCCGACCCGGAGGCAACCGACGCCTCGATGGACGAGTTGGCACGTCTGGTCGAGACGGCCGGGGCGGACCCGGTGGCCCGGGTCCTCCAGCATCGCGATTCCCCGGACCGGGCGACCTACGTCGGCAGGGGAAAGGTCCACGAGATCCGGACGGTGTCCGAGACGCTCGACGCCGACACCGTGGTCTTCGACAACGACCTCACGCCGGCCCAGCAGGGCAACCTCGAGGAGATCCTGAACCGCACCGCGCTGGATCGCACGGCGGTAATCCTCGACATCTTCGCCCAAAACGCCACCAGCCCCGAGGGAAAGGCGCAGGTGGAGTTGGCCCAGCTCCGGTACCGGCTGCCCCGGCTGCGGCGGTCCGGCCGCACGTTCAGCCAGCAGGCCGGCGGCATCGGCACCCGGGGCCCCGGCGAGACCCAGTTGGAGGTGGACCGACGACGGCTCATGCGTCGGGTCACCCGCCTCGAGTCCGACCTCCGCCGGATCCGCAAGAACCGCTCCACCCAGTCCAAGGCCCGCAAGCAGACCAGCAACCGGGCGGTGGCCATCGTGGGCTACACGAACGCAGGCAAGTCGACGCTGTTGAACCACCTGACGGACGCCGAGGTCCTGGTGGAGGACCGTCTCTTCGCCACCCTGGATGCCACCACGCGACGGCTCCAGCTGCCCGGTGGCGAGGCGGTGTTCCTGAGCGACACGGTCGGCTTCGTACGAAAGCTGCCCCACCAGCTGGTCGAGGCATTCAAGTCCACCCTCGATGTGGTGGTCGACGCCGACCTGCTGGTCCACGTCGTGGATGCCTCGGACCCGGACCCGGAGGGCTCCATCGCCGCCGTGCGAGCGGTGCTCACCGAGATCGGTGCCGACCGGGTACCCGAGCTCTTCGCCTTCAACAAGGCCGATCTGGCACCGGCGGCGGCGAAGCGCCTGGTCGATCGGGAGCCCGGCTCGGTAGCCGTCTCGGCGACGCTCGGCGAGGGCTTCGACGACCTGTTGGCCATGGTCGGTCGCCGCCTCCGCCGCCAGGCCGTCGTGGCCGCCCTCTTCGTGCCCTATGCCCGCGGGGACGTCCTGGCCATGGCCCACCGCGAGGGCGAGGTGCTCGACATCGAGGAGGCCGCCGACGGCTGGGCGCTGAGGGTCCGGGTAGACGAGGGCTCAGCGGGCCGCCTGGCCGCATTCCGGGTCGATGTGGACGTCCCGACCGGGGATGTGGATGCCCCAGCGGGGCACGAAGAGGCCGACCGACCGTGA
- a CDS encoding aminotransferase class I/II-fold pyridoxal phosphate-dependent enzyme produces the protein MTAPAHPTGFVPPPYPFDVPAEVRDLAEAVPGGAIDLSRGVPCDPVPDVVAAALAEPDPARPYPPSVGTPDLLDAVVGWCGRRLGVELDHDQVGACVGTKELVTGLPHLLRLRRPERDTVLYPALAYPSYEMGAVLAGCRAVPVPLDASWRIDLSAIRDEDAARALCLWVNTPGNPAGALDDLGAVAAWGRARGVPVVSDECYVEFTWSGPPRSILQHGSDGVLAVHSLSKRSNLAGLRVGFYAGDPDLAWYLRETRRHQGFLIPGPAQAAGAAALRDQDHVDVQAARYHRRLEVLVDVLVSLGVAAEMPEGGFYLWVDAPEGDEMALVRRLAAELGVLTSPGTVFGPDGAGRVRVAAVVTDDDLEVVCRRAADMGS, from the coding sequence GTGACCGCCCCGGCTCATCCGACCGGCTTCGTGCCACCGCCCTACCCGTTCGACGTTCCGGCCGAGGTACGCGACCTGGCCGAAGCGGTACCCGGTGGGGCCATCGACCTGTCCCGCGGGGTTCCCTGTGATCCGGTGCCGGACGTGGTGGCCGCGGCCCTCGCCGAACCCGATCCGGCCCGCCCCTACCCGCCGTCGGTCGGCACGCCTGACCTGCTGGACGCCGTGGTGGGCTGGTGCGGGCGACGCCTGGGGGTAGAGCTGGACCACGACCAGGTGGGGGCCTGTGTGGGGACGAAGGAGCTGGTCACGGGCCTTCCCCACCTGCTCCGACTGCGCCGTCCGGAGCGGGACACGGTGCTCTATCCGGCTCTCGCCTATCCGTCGTACGAGATGGGAGCGGTTCTGGCCGGTTGCCGTGCCGTGCCCGTACCGCTGGACGCCTCCTGGAGGATCGACCTGTCGGCCATCCGCGACGAGGACGCTGCCCGCGCTCTGTGCCTCTGGGTCAACACGCCCGGCAATCCGGCAGGCGCCCTCGACGACCTGGGAGCTGTGGCCGCATGGGGGAGGGCCCGCGGAGTTCCGGTGGTGTCCGACGAGTGCTACGTGGAGTTCACTTGGAGCGGGCCGCCGCGGTCGATCCTCCAGCACGGCAGCGACGGGGTGCTGGCCGTCCACTCCCTGTCCAAGCGATCCAACCTGGCTGGGCTGCGGGTGGGCTTCTACGCGGGCGACCCCGACCTGGCCTGGTACCTGCGGGAGACCCGCAGACACCAGGGGTTTCTGATCCCCGGGCCGGCCCAGGCGGCCGGTGCGGCCGCCCTGCGCGACCAGGACCACGTCGACGTCCAGGCCGCCCGCTACCACCGGCGCCTGGAGGTCCTGGTCGACGTCCTCGTATCTCTGGGCGTGGCGGCGGAGATGCCGGAGGGCGGCTTCTACCTGTGGGTGGATGCGCCGGAAGGCGACGAGATGGCCCTGGTGCGTCGACTGGCCGCCGAACTGGGGGTGCTGACCAGCCCCGGCACCGTGTTCGGCCCCGACGGCGCCGGCCGGGTACGGGTGGCGGCCGTGGTGACCGACGACGACCTTGAGGTCGTGTGTCGTCGGGCGGCCGACATGGGGTCTTGA
- a CDS encoding 2,3,4,5-tetrahydropyridine-2,6-dicarboxylate N-succinyltransferase gives MSDLQAQIEGLWSGRDDLDVDDVEANAVIHAAIDLLDTGQARVAESDGSGGVVVNEWLKLAILLLFRQSQMTTIELGPFEFADKIPLKRDWMERRVRVVPGAQARWGSYQGPGVVMMPSYTNIGAYVGDNTMIDTWATVGSCAQIGRNVHLSGGVGIGGVLEPPNAVPVVIGDDCLIGSRCIVAEGARVGDGVVLGAGAVLTGSIPVIDAATGDELGRGEVPDWCVAVQASRTRAFDGGEFGLPCVLVLKYLDPGERHDKSALNDILRTHGVTT, from the coding sequence ATGTCGGACCTCCAGGCACAGATCGAAGGGCTGTGGTCCGGCCGCGACGACCTCGACGTCGACGACGTCGAGGCCAACGCGGTCATCCACGCCGCCATCGACCTCCTCGACACCGGGCAGGCCAGGGTCGCCGAGTCGGACGGCTCCGGTGGGGTCGTGGTCAACGAGTGGCTGAAACTGGCCATCCTGCTTCTGTTTCGCCAGTCGCAGATGACCACCATCGAACTCGGCCCGTTCGAGTTCGCCGACAAGATCCCGCTCAAGCGCGACTGGATGGAACGCAGGGTGCGGGTGGTTCCCGGGGCTCAGGCACGCTGGGGCAGCTACCAGGGGCCGGGCGTGGTGATGATGCCCAGCTACACCAACATCGGTGCCTACGTGGGCGACAACACGATGATCGACACATGGGCCACGGTGGGCTCGTGCGCCCAGATCGGTCGCAACGTCCACCTATCCGGTGGCGTGGGCATCGGGGGTGTCCTCGAGCCTCCCAACGCCGTGCCGGTGGTGATTGGCGACGACTGCCTGATCGGCAGCCGGTGCATCGTGGCCGAGGGTGCCCGCGTGGGCGACGGCGTGGTGCTCGGCGCCGGGGCTGTGCTGACCGGATCCATTCCGGTCATAGACGCGGCTACAGGCGACGAGCTGGGCCGCGGAGAGGTGCCCGACTGGTGCGTGGCGGTCCAGGCCAGCCGCACCAGGGCGTTCGACGGTGGCGAGTTTGGCCTGCCATGCGTGCTGGTCCTCAAGTACCTGGATCCGGGCGAACGCCACGACAAGTCGGCCCTCAACGACATCCTGCGTACGCACGGCGTTACTACCTGA
- the dapE gene encoding succinyl-diaminopimelate desuccinylase yields MTDLLGLTAELVDIPSVSFAEADLVAHLEAELRALHGLSVDRIGDNLVARTNLGRGYRLILAGHTDTVPGDTSGSRLEGDTLWGLGTADMKGGLAVMLELARVVPEPAVDVTWVFYAREEVAIADNGLRELFAEAPDLLAGDVAILGEPTGGAIEAGCQGTMRFEVTLAGARAHTARPWMGSNAVHRLGALLSALDAYAHREPVVEGCRYREALQAVHVEGGVAGNVVPDRAMVRINHRYAPDRSGAEADAHVRDVLAPFLEDGDVVELVDHSPAALPGHSHPLLRAVTDRNGLEVRAKLGWTDVAFFAEHGVPAVNLGPGEPTLAHTAGEHLERAPLESCFEALRDLLENGA; encoded by the coding sequence ATGACCGACCTGCTGGGCCTGACAGCCGAACTGGTCGACATACCGTCGGTCAGCTTCGCCGAAGCCGACCTCGTAGCGCACCTGGAGGCCGAGCTGCGTGCTCTCCACGGGCTGTCGGTCGATCGGATCGGCGACAACCTGGTGGCCCGTACCAACCTGGGCCGTGGGTACCGGCTGATCCTGGCGGGCCACACGGACACGGTTCCCGGCGACACCTCCGGTTCCCGTCTCGAAGGGGACACCCTCTGGGGCCTGGGCACGGCCGACATGAAGGGCGGCCTGGCCGTCATGCTGGAGCTGGCCCGCGTCGTACCCGAGCCTGCGGTGGACGTGACCTGGGTCTTCTACGCTCGCGAGGAGGTGGCGATCGCCGACAACGGCCTGCGGGAGCTCTTCGCCGAGGCACCCGACCTGTTGGCGGGTGACGTGGCCATCCTGGGAGAGCCGACCGGTGGCGCCATAGAGGCGGGTTGCCAGGGCACGATGCGGTTCGAGGTCACGCTGGCTGGTGCCAGGGCCCATACCGCCCGCCCGTGGATGGGCAGCAACGCCGTGCATCGGCTGGGGGCCCTGCTGTCGGCCCTCGACGCCTATGCGCACCGTGAGCCGGTGGTCGAAGGTTGCCGCTACCGGGAGGCGCTCCAGGCGGTGCACGTCGAGGGTGGGGTGGCCGGCAACGTGGTGCCCGACCGGGCCATGGTGCGGATCAACCACCGCTATGCCCCTGATCGCTCCGGAGCCGAGGCCGACGCCCATGTCCGCGACGTACTCGCTCCCTTCCTGGAGGATGGCGACGTGGTGGAGCTGGTGGACCACTCGCCGGCCGCCCTACCGGGACACTCCCATCCGCTCCTGCGTGCCGTCACCGATCGGAACGGCCTGGAGGTACGGGCCAAGCTGGGCTGGACCGACGTTGCGTTCTTCGCCGAGCACGGGGTGCCTGCCGTCAACCTGGGTCCTGGGGAGCCGACGCTTGCCCATACCGCCGGCGAGCACCTGGAGCGGGCGCCGTTGGAGTCCTGCTTCGAAGCGTTGCGGGACCTGCTCGAAAATGGCGCCTGA
- the lexA gene encoding transcriptional repressor LexA, whose amino-acid sequence MTVTGLSQRQQQILEFIDTETRERGYPPSVREIGTAVGLTSPSTVHSHLATLQDRGYLRRDPTKPRALEVCLDPISGAAVERSTVRHVPLVGDVAAGTDVLAHENIQGSLPLPAEFTGDGDLFMLRVRGESMVDAGILDGDHVVVRVQRTAEPGDLVVAGIPGDEGTVKYFGRDGDTVVLSPANPAYSELRHPADEVTIFGLVVTVLRRI is encoded by the coding sequence ATGACCGTGACCGGGCTCAGCCAGCGACAGCAGCAGATCCTCGAGTTCATCGACACCGAAACCCGGGAGCGCGGCTACCCGCCGTCCGTCCGCGAGATCGGTACGGCAGTCGGGCTCACGTCCCCGTCAACCGTCCACTCCCACCTGGCCACCCTCCAGGACCGCGGCTACCTGAGGCGGGACCCGACCAAGCCCCGGGCCCTCGAGGTCTGCCTCGACCCGATCAGCGGCGCCGCCGTCGAACGGAGCACGGTACGACACGTCCCCCTGGTCGGTGACGTGGCCGCCGGAACCGACGTCCTAGCCCACGAGAACATCCAGGGGTCACTCCCCCTACCCGCCGAGTTCACAGGCGACGGCGACCTGTTCATGCTCCGGGTCCGTGGCGAGTCCATGGTCGACGCCGGCATCCTGGACGGCGACCACGTGGTCGTGAGGGTCCAGCGGACCGCCGAGCCCGGCGACCTCGTGGTGGCCGGGATTCCCGGGGACGAGGGCACCGTGAAGTACTTCGGACGCGATGGCGACACCGTGGTGCTGTCGCCGGCGAACCCCGCCTATTCCGAACTCCGCCACCCGGCTGACGAGGTCACGATATTCGGCCTGGTCGTGACCGTCCTACGGCGGATCTGA
- a CDS encoding LysM peptidoglycan-binding domain-containing protein — protein MNAMTLELPLDLALEAGSRPVPRPVGHGVVQRLFTDVLSAEPYAVGSRRNGPAVRAAVVGPAVYRRRRLIAAVVLGLLISSLSLLGGELIGRVTGTPGSTVVEAAGEPIIYVVQPGDTLWSIAERVSPHGRDIRDTVDRLSVVTGGSLLHPGQRIVLPYG, from the coding sequence ATGAACGCGATGACCCTCGAACTTCCGCTCGACCTGGCCCTCGAGGCCGGCTCACGTCCGGTCCCACGTCCCGTCGGCCATGGCGTCGTCCAACGCCTGTTCACCGACGTTCTCTCGGCCGAGCCGTACGCCGTCGGATCCCGGCGGAATGGACCCGCGGTTCGTGCCGCCGTGGTGGGACCGGCCGTCTACCGCCGCCGTCGCCTCATCGCGGCGGTGGTCCTGGGTCTGCTCATCTCGAGCCTCTCGTTGCTGGGCGGTGAGCTGATCGGGCGGGTGACCGGCACGCCTGGCTCCACCGTGGTCGAGGCGGCCGGCGAGCCGATCATCTACGTGGTCCAGCCGGGCGACACGCTCTGGTCCATCGCCGAGCGGGTGAGCCCGCACGGGCGGGACATCCGGGACACGGTCGACCGCCTCTCGGTGGTCACCGGCGGGTCGTTGCTCCATCCCGGTCAGCGCATAGTCCTCCCGTACGGTTGA